A genomic stretch from Alosa sapidissima isolate fAloSap1 chromosome 3, fAloSap1.pri, whole genome shotgun sequence includes:
- the LOC121706325 gene encoding phosphomannomutase 1 → MDEIRCFSSNRNILCLFDVDGTLTSPREKIDPQLDAFFQSLRKKVKIGVVGGSDYSKIAEQLGDGDEVIHKYDYVFAENGTVQYKDGKLLSKQAIQNQLGEELLQDLINFCLRYMGLIKLPKKRGTFIEFRNGMLNISPIGRSCTPEERLEFSEIDKREKIREKFVQALQQEFAGKGLRFTRGGLISFDVFPEGWDKRLCLQVLEAEGLDAIYFFGNETDLGGNDYEIFEDPRTIGFTVYSPKDTARLCRELFFNAPPNES, encoded by the exons ATGGACGAGATACGTTGCTTTTCCTCAAACAGAAATATCTTGTGCTTATTTGATGTGGATGGCACGCTGACATCACCAAGAGAG AAGATCGACCCGCAGCTGGATGCTTTTTTCCAGTCCCTGCGGAAAAAGGTGAAGATTGGTGTGGTGGGAGGGTCAGACTACAGCAAGATTGCAGAACAGTTGGGAGATGGCGATGAAG TAATCCACAAGTATGACTACGTGTTTGCTGAGAATGGAACGGTGCAATACAAAGATGGCAAGCTCCTCTCCAAACAG GCTATTCAGAACCAACTGGGAGAGGAGCTTCTGCAGGATCTCATCAACTTCTGTCTGCGCTATATGGGATTGATCAAACTGCCCAAGAAAAG GGGCACTTTCATTGAATTCCGCAATGGAATGTTGAACATTTCTCCCATTGGAAGAAGCTGTACTCCAGAAGAGCGCCTTGAGTTCTCTGAAATTGACAAG agagaaaaaatccGGGAGAAATTTGTTCAAGCCCTTCAGCAGGAGTTTGCTGGGAAAGGATTACGTTTCACCAGAG GCGGTCTGATCAGCTTTGATGTGTTCCCTGAAGGCTGGGACAAGAGGCTGTGTCTGCAGGTCCTGGAGGCCGAGGGCCTGGATGCCATCTACTTTTTTGGCAACGAGACAGATCTG GGTGGAAATGACTACGAGATCTTTGAGGACCCACGCACCATCGGTTTCACCGTCTATTCTCCCAAGGACACGGCGAGGCTCTGTCGAGAGCTCTTCTTCAACGCCCCTCCCAATGAATCATGA
- the csdc2b gene encoding cold shock domain-containing protein C2 has protein sequence MADPSLSSPTDPSLRSPRNTPFSLSFPVLREGSRVWERAPPVPGELPSPLPTKRTRTYSATVRATSGPVFKGVCKNFSRSQGHGYIRPSHGGEDIFVHISDIEGEYVPVEGDEVTYKVCPVPPKNLKVQAVDVVITHLNPGTKHETWSGQIISS, from the exons ATGGCGGATCCAAGCCTGTCCTCTCCCACGGACCCATCACTGCGGTCACCCCGCAACACACCCTTCTCCCTGTCCTTCCCCGTCCTGCGGGAAGGAAGCCGCGTGTGGGAGAGGGCACCGCCAGTTCCAGGGGAGCTGCCAAGCCCGTTGCCCACCAAGCGCACCCGCACCTACTCGGC CACGGTGCGGGCCACCTCAGGACCAGTCTTTAAGGGTGTGTGCAAAAACTTCTCCAGGTCACAGGGGCATGGCTACATCCGTCCTTCCCACGGTGGGGAAGACATATTTGTCCACATCTCCGA CATCGAAGGGGAGTATGTGCCGGTGGAGGGGGACGAGGTCACCTACAAGGTCTGCCCCGTTCCACCCAAAAACCTCAAGGTCCAGGCCGTGGATGTGGTCATCACGCACCTGAACCCAGGAACGAAGCATGAGACCTGGTCAGGCCAGATAATCAGCTCCTAG